In a single window of the Synergistaceae bacterium genome:
- a CDS encoding response regulator, translating to MARIMERILAVDDSLASLQQIGVHLGDRFDVLLAKSGEVGIAICEKEKPDLVLLDVDMPGMDGFEVLARLKANPETSRIPVIFLTGSGDSETEIRALQSGVVDFITKPVRKNILYHRIELHLRFAEYQSHLTDSIQNLKDNVTVAFAELVACRDGDAGGHILRTCKYLEILARVMRESGVYAGELGEEAIRSMTRAASFHDIGKIGISDTILLKPGALTKEEYERAKRHTIIGEKFLQNLYERTLSERVDLKYAEVMAGGHHERYDGRGYPRGLVGDEIPLCCRILSVVNVYDACVTDRVYRPAMEPEAVREIIRRGRGTEFDPRVADVFDQHFETFATLKISVPSLLNPQGAFS from the coding sequence ATGGCACGTATAATGGAGAGAATATTGGCTGTGGACGACAGTCTGGCGAGTCTTCAGCAGATCGGCGTTCATCTGGGCGACCGTTTCGACGTGCTGCTGGCGAAATCGGGCGAGGTGGGGATCGCGATCTGCGAAAAGGAAAAGCCGGACCTCGTTCTTCTGGACGTGGATATGCCCGGAATGGACGGATTCGAGGTTCTGGCCAGGCTGAAGGCGAACCCGGAAACCTCCCGGATTCCCGTCATCTTTCTGACGGGCAGCGGCGATTCGGAGACCGAAATTCGGGCTCTTCAGTCGGGGGTGGTGGATTTCATCACAAAACCCGTGAGGAAAAACATCCTTTACCACAGAATCGAGCTCCATCTGCGGTTTGCCGAATACCAGTCGCACCTGACGGACTCGATCCAAAACCTGAAGGACAACGTCACCGTGGCCTTCGCGGAGCTGGTGGCGTGTCGGGACGGAGACGCGGGAGGCCATATTCTGCGTACCTGCAAATATCTGGAAATTCTGGCTCGTGTAATGCGGGAATCCGGGGTGTACGCCGGCGAGCTGGGAGAAGAAGCGATCCGCTCCATGACCCGGGCCGCGTCTTTTCACGATATTGGGAAAATAGGAATAAGCGATACGATTCTTCTGAAACCCGGGGCCCTGACGAAGGAAGAATACGAAAGGGCGAAGCGTCACACGATCATAGGCGAAAAATTTCTGCAAAACCTGTACGAACGCACTCTTTCCGAGCGGGTGGACCTGAAATACGCGGAAGTTATGGCGGGGGGACACCACGAGCGTTACGACGGACGGGGCTATCCCCGCGGGCTTGTTGGGGACGAAATTCCCCTGTGCTGCAGAATTCTCTCCGTGGTGAACGTGTACGACGCCTGCGTGACGGATCGGGTGTACCGCCCGGCCATGGAGCCGGAGGCGGTGCGTGAAATCATCCGGAGAGGCCGGGGGACGGAGTTCGACCCGCGGGTGGCGGACGTGTTTGACCAACATTTTGAAACGTTCGCCACATTGAAAATCAGCGTGCCGTCGCTCCTGAATCCTCAGGGGGCGTTCTCATGA